The following are from one region of the Nicotiana tomentosiformis chromosome 7, ASM39032v3, whole genome shotgun sequence genome:
- the LOC138895673 gene encoding uncharacterized protein yields the protein MSLKGIFEFETFDVLGIDFMGPFPSSNGHQYILVAVAYVSKWVEIMALPMNDAKVVVNFVKKNIFMRFGIPHALISDGVTHFCNKLLGNLLAKYGKTPIGASPYMFVYGKAFHLPIGLENKAYWVIKKLNFDMDLAGEKQMLQLNEIEEFRLHAYENAKL from the exons ATGTCATTGAAGGGTATATTTGAGTTTGAAACCTTCGATGTTTTGGGAATTGACTTCATGGGGCCGTTTCCATCATCAAATGGCCATCAGTACATCTTGGTTGCAGTTGCTTATGTGTCGAAGTGGGTTGAGATTATGGCTTTGCCTATGAATGATGCTAAGGTGGTGGTGAACtttgtgaagaaaaatattttcatgagATTTGGAATTCCACATGCTTTGATTAGTGATGGGGTTACTCACTTTTGTAATAAATTGTTGGGCAACCTCTTGGCTAAGTATGGG AAAACTCCAATTGGCGCTTCGCCGTACATGTTTGTTTATGGGAAGGCTTTTCACTTACCAATTGGGCTTGAGAACAAGGCATATTGGGTGATCAAGAAGCTCAACTTTGATATGGATCTAGCTGGGGAGAAACAAATGTTGCAACTCAATGAGATCGaagagtttcgattgcatgcataTGAGAATGCGAAGTTGTAA